cagctaatttttttgtgttttcagtagagacacagtttcactgtgttagccaggatggtcttgttctcctgagctcgtgatctgcctgcctcagcctcccaaagtgctaggattacaggtgtgagccaccatgcccagcccttcctTATGGTCTTAACATTtgttagaataattttttctttcatagttgCAAGCCTGTATCTGACCCagtataaaaatcaagaaaatgcgTTAGttaccaactttttaaaaaaacataaaattaattacataacacccaatttttaatattcaaatttttttgtaaaaacaaaatcaatagatGTATCTTATTAagagtttgaattttatataattgcatttctgtactttaaaatgttaaagataaCTGATTTTTTTCACCCCTTCCCAACATAATCtatatcaatatttaataaattttcatcTAATATTCTTTCTGAAAATGTGTGTTTTCAAATTGATTAGAGTCCTCAAAGCAGCATTGTTTTGCTATGATTGAGCTATAAATGTGTTCACATCTTATACAATATTTagcatatattaaataaaaagatacagtAATTCTGCTGCTAAAGCAAAACAAGCAGAAAGTTGATGCTTTTATAAGTTCCAAATAACACCCAAAGTCATCAACTGTGAAGATTCCTACGGGCATACGTATGTGTGTTTGAAAGTGGTGATAGTAAGGAGATTGAGCAACATTCACATTGCAATTTATacacttcttttctctcttaaaattttttaaaattacttttatgataaaaatataaaatattggctgggtgcagtggctcatgcctgtaatcccagccgtttgggaggccaagacaggcagatcgcttgaggtcagaagtttgagaccagcctggccaacatggtgaaacctcatctctactaaaaacacaaaaattagcagggcaaggtggcgcactcctgtaatcccagctactcaggaggctgaagcgcaagaatcacttgaatcctggaggcagagttgcagtgagtcaagatggtgccactgcacttcagcctcggcaacagagtgagtgagactccatctcaaaaataagtaaataaataaataaataataaaaataaataaaatgtaaagttcaATACCTACATTCAATAATTGGCACAACAATGAATACAGGGTTTACTTCAGATACCTACTACCCTGTCCATCGTATCATGTCTCTAGAGAAGCTTCTTTCATTTATGTGATTAAAGGGTTGGGCTGAATTAACTGGCTTTCTTCTAATCATCAGAAAGCATTAATGAAGATGTGCGTTTTTCTTTCCAGGCCCACTTCTCTACCAGAGACTAatgttgccattttatttttgttcaaatgCTGTACACTCTGAGTCTAAATCCTTCTTCAAATCATCACTGTTATTATTCAACCCTGCACGATTGGCTTCTATCTTTGTGGATAACTTCAGTAGGTTGTTCACATATCTATTCTCCAGCCAACTTCAGATGATCTCATTCTCATGATTTCCAAATTGATGTTGGCTATCTGTGCAAATCTTCAAATTCACATCCCTCATTCTCCCCATTAGCTTTAACCTTTACTTATCTTCATTCTGTATTGACCACCCAGTAACATAACCTCACTCTTAACCTCATTCAACACATCCACATCTAACAACTCAAACTTTGTACTTGGCAAGTATAATCCAAACTTcctgtcttgttttctttcccatttctccacacCCACTAAATCTGTTTTCTAACTTGACTAACAATGCTAATTCCTcaacatctctttttctttaattaactctctcatttttttaaataggtttGTGGCTTCCTGTGCATCTTTGCTGAGAAACTTTTTTCATCGTCTTTTGGATTCCTTGGTACCTATCTAGTTATTTCTGTTGGTTGGGTTCATGATAGTTCTTGTGTATGATCCATCCAGAGTCCCCTTGTCTTCCTGCATTCTAAGTCTCATTCTCTAGCCTAACATTAGGTACATAAGCCTGTCTTAACCTGCTCAGgcagctgtaacaaaataccattgaTCAGGTactttataaataacagaaatttatttctgacagttctggaggctagaaagtgCAAAATCAAGGCACTAGCAGATTTGGTGTGTGGCAGGGGCTTGCTTTTTCATTCACAGATGGCACCTTATagctagctgtgtcctcacatgatgaaaGAAATTCAGGTGGCTCTCTGgggtttcttttataagggctCAATCCCTGTCATGGGGAGTACACCCTCGTGCTGTAATCATCTTCCAatagccccacctcctaatactctCACCTAATACCGTCatcatattttaatacataaattttgGGGCTACAGAAATATTTAAGCCAAGGCAAAACccaaatatttaatatagttaaataaatattgttcTTTGCTTAagatagttatctttttttttttgagttaagaagaaaatgcttttattaatCACAACATGAAATTAACAGACATCCTATTAGAATTAAACCAGGATAAATACTGCTGttagaaaatttacatttctcaCATCCATTCCAGAGGAAAATCTTACGTATTAGAGCTCATCTTAATCTTATGGACTGATTTCAGTAAAACGTTTTAAATAGTAAATAGCAATTAACATATTCTCAAACGGTGCTAAGTAGTTAGAAAggtaactataaaatatataatgataacaCCCGGCAGGATTAGAACTGTTCCATTAAGAACACAGCTCTGTTTTAGCTGTTACATCAGTGCACCTTTTTCACTGGTAAGGCAACAGCTTGCTGTGGGTGCCACAATGATTACCAAGTTTCTTCTTAAAGGACACTTGTTTGATCAAGACTCAAGTGAGTTTTCTTTCCCAATTTTCATCTTTTGGAGCAGAAGGAAATACCTTGGTCTTTGATATATATAAGGATGCAAATATGAAATACAGCTGTTATAATCTTCTAAATCACAAACAGGGGCAATGgattattattagaaataagtctttgaaatatttcagttttaaaataacaagGCTTCTGAATAATCTCTCAAAACTAGCTTTCCATTTTAGTACATGACTTGATACACATAGCACATTAGATTGGTTTCCAGCAATTTCTTCTATCAACTACACTTTGCCCTCACTAAGGGTTAGAGTATGATTTCAAACAATTTCTACATATAAAACATCTTTAAATAAGTTTTGTGTTCACTGAACTGAGACTTCTTTCACTTATGTACCTGTGGAAGTTAATTTgagcatacacatatatacatacttgcatattatgtgtacatgtatgtttttTAAGTAAGTTACTTTGACCATTAGAATAAACCTAGACACTACAGGGACAACTCTGGGAACAGTGCGGTCTGCCTTAACAACCCTTCTCTAGGTTGAGGAAGGCAGGTATAGTTCGCTGAAGGATGTGATGAGGCTGTAGTAAGTCTTCTGGTCATCTGTTAATCCTGCGTTGCCTGGTCTCACCACCACAGCTACGTGCACATCTGCTTCCTATCCCTGCAGCATCTGGGAATGGAGTGGATGATCTGCAGCAGATGATCCAGGCCGTGGTAGATAATGTGTGCTGGCAGATGTCCCTGGATCGAAAGACCACTGCACTCAAACAGCTTCAGGGCCACATGTGGAGGGCGGCATTCACAGCCGGGCGCATGAAAGCAGAGTTCTTTGCAGATGTAGTTCCAGCAgtcaggaaatggagagaggCCGGAATGAAGGTGTACATCTATTCCTCAGGGAGTGTGGAGGCACAGAAACTGTTATTTGGGCACTCTACGAAGGGAGATATTCTTGAGCTTGTCGATGGTCACTTTGATACCAAGATTGGACGCAAAGTGGAGAGTGAAAGTTACCGAAAGATTGCAGACAGCATTGGGTGCTCAACCAACAACATTTTGTTTCTGACAGATGTTACTTAAGATAgttatcttattcttttatttgccACCCTGAATTTTGATAAGTGCACCTGAAAAAACCCAAGGGCTTAATAGAAGCCTAACTTGGCTATGGCATAGGGCATATCTGTGTCAGCAGGGAAGGCAAGGCTTGAAAGGAAGTTTGGGCAATCTTTCAAATGATTAATTCATCTATGCCAGTGATTCTTAAAGTTCAAAGCTAGACAAGGAATCTATCAATAGTAATATAtttaacagaaattattttcttggaaaCAACCAAAGGTAACTTACATTCAGTAAAGAGTGTACTTCAAAGTCCAGAATCTGTAGTTGATAAGTAGTGGTTATTCCATTAGTGTGGCTCCTTTGGTCTCAAGACCTCAGAACTAAAAGGGAAGAGTATCTGTTTCATGTACACCCAATATCTCCTGGTAGAACGGAagcacaaaacacacacacacacactcacacacgtacACCACCACTACCACTTGAGAGGGAAGAATGGCAGTCAAACTACCATCACTAGTCTATAACTATTTTGAGATTCTACTAAGTGTTCACTATATAGGTCTTTTACCTGGAGGTCAGGAAGTTCCTGAGGACATAATtctgatgcaggatttttctcacTTTGCAAGTAGGTAACCTCTGGCCAGTGATGCCCCCACCCAGGCCTTGCTTGGGTATGCTATCTGCTACAGGAGGTGGTTCATCCATTCAGCCTGCCTGGGCCACACCTGGCTTGTGCACCAGTTCAGACCATACCTGGGCTGGGCGTGCCCCAGCTCACCTTTATTATAGCTCTTATCCACATTTGACAGTTTCCAAGtccttgtcccacatccaggaacAATGAGGATATGCTGAAaattgaagggtgaggagggaggagaatTTTGTTGAGCGACAAAACAGCTCCCTGTGGAGAGGGGAAGCAGGGGTGGTTCCCCCAGCTGAAGTCAGGTGATTTCTCTCCCagtgtggctgagtctggggcttTGATGGGcttatgtaaaataggtgaaggatGGGGATCAATTAGAGGAAAGCAGGTCAAAAGGGAAGACAGATTCTCAATCAGGGCTGTGAATTTGACATGTAGCTTGACTTTCAGGCTCTCTTTGGCTTGtagctggggtttcaccagggacgtgcccctatctgcctaggtatttgtctgcctcctgctgctatcAATTCTCCTGAGAGAGCATTTTGGTTCACCCTCTTTATTTTCCATTATCCTCTTTGACCATTTCTAAAATGAGGCTATATAACTTTCATAGCTTGCTTCCTGCTTATAGAAGGTTGGGGACTCACAGGGTACTTTAATTCGCAAAGAGGAAACAGGTTTTTCTAATTCAGGCTCACAGCTTCTTTGGCAAATATTGCTCTTTTGCTGGGTTTGCTTCTAGTCTGTTCTTGCGTCAGTACCATCTGAATGCTTGTTTAAAAGTAGAGGTTCCTATCCTGCCCAGTCTCAGGAGGTGAGGTGGAAAACAGCATCTGGGAAATGTGTGTTAGCAAACTTGTCAAAAAGTTTAGTTCTCCATACATTTGGGGAACTGTTAGGTTGAACTGAAGATGATTTTTTTTGAGGTAGCAGACCTTTTTAAGTTgttgaaaggtaaaaaaaaaatagggtctAAGTGCCTGAACTAAGGTAGCAACAGAGAAGTTTGAGAAAGAAATAACTTCCAGAGGTACTCTGGAGGTGAACTCCACAAACATTAGAAACACCACACATGGGagatacacaaaaataataaaggaatcaACATGAACTGCAAAATTTTGCGTAAGACAGTGTGCATAGGAATTCTTTTTATCAGGATAAAGGTTGAAAAGAGAGAGTTGTACTTGTCGATGTGGACGTATCCCTGGAGCCTGAGTAGGGAGGGGGTGTTAATCAAGGGCCATAAAAATGAGGAGATAAAAGAAAGTGGTTTGCGGTCTTTGAGATGAGAATATGTTAAGCTACTCTTTTCCAGTGCTATTCATTTGAGGTCAGATTAGCCTACCACTTTGTACTCAAATTCTTATGCAAAGCAAGAACTCCTTGAAAATCTTTCATGCAGTGGAAAGTGATTGTGGTTCTTGTCTTCTAAAATTGTGAAATAGCCTTGAAATGACAATATTCTTATGATGTgtctttgagaaaaaagaaattctattcttcctattctattccattaacCACAACCCCAAAGCCTAAAAGATGTGTGATTCTGTCACATTCTACCTTGTCACAAAACTTGAAAGTAATACTTCTTTTCAGCGCTTGGAGTTAATATTCataaattaaaactagaaacatactcaagaaaaaaattccctAGCCTTGGAATTGATGTCCACCTCAGTCACCAGGTCCCTGGTTAGACAAAAGCAGAGCTAAAATGTGGCTGCAGAGTGTATGTAAGCATTGGCCGTTTGATTACTCAGGCCTTTGTTCACTATTCTTACTTGAAAAAACTCAAGAATTGTAATTATACCTAGCAATGATCTACCGGAAGTATAGAATCACTGTCTTCTAAGCTAACCTAAGACTTGCAGCAAAATTTCTCTACTTAATAAAGGTTAAACAAAAGagggcattcaataaatgtgtcTATGCCATAGGAAGATAAAGCAAAAGTGTCCCTGGAGATTCCCTCAAAGGGCTCCTCCAATTACTGCAGGGTGCTCTGGGGACATATCAATATATCAGTGTGTCTCCCAGGAGCAATAGATCGGCTTTCTTATCCCAAGTGGGATCATTTTGCCTAACCAAAGTACTCTGACCTTTACTCTACCCCACCGCCTTGTCATTCTTCCTGCCACCACCTACCTCCCCCACCTGTATTTCAAGACAACTCCCAAATTCTATAAGACACCTGTactttaatttagaaagtttaaaaaaaatcaatgaaaaatatgTAATGTTGATactatttttactaattttatctgctgaatatatacacatttagtCCCATTTCAaagatattataatttattttcatattttaaaaactcatatgtACACTGCTGCTATATCTAAGGCAACTATGAACTTTTCATTATTCTATACAGTTTTGTGtatatcaaataaaaaagaaaaatatgtgtgtttacatatatatgtatatacttggCTCTAtatgaatcacatttactgagtttatttacctttttttatgtttgtttgacAGTAGAAAGGAATAGCTCCATAAAGAAGAGGcacatatttatttgctttcttaataGACCTTAATATCCACTTAAGGTCTGCCCTTTATCTTCAAGGTCCTGAAAACTAATCTGATAGCTGAGATTTGTGAGACCCTTCTGAGTTTCTGGCTCTGACATTCCCCACATGGAGCAGAGAGAACGTCCTGTTTTTACAACATGGTTC
Above is a genomic segment from Macaca thibetana thibetana isolate TM-01 chromosome 3, ASM2454274v1, whole genome shotgun sequence containing:
- the LOC126950828 gene encoding enolase-phosphatase E1-like; translated protein: MARNEYWKLQQALPVRKQLRAHLLPIPAASGNGVDDLQQMIQAVVDNVCWQMSLDRKTTALKQLQGHMWRAAFTAGRMKAEFFADVVPAVRKWREAGMKVYIYSSGSVEAQKLLFGHSTKGDILELVDGHFDTKIGRKVESESYRKIADSIGCSTNNILFLTDVT